The DNA sequence CTTGACTCCTCAAACGGTTGGAAACTTGATAATTTTGAAGGCTTGACACATATGTATGCAAACAAATATTTGATGGTCAGTGATGACAATGAGAATATGCTGCAAAAAACACTTTTGGTGCTTTTTGAAATAAAGCCCTAAGTGTTGATTTTATCTTTAATCACTTTTGCAAGTTCACAGCATTGAGTGATTTTTTGCATATAGTTTATATCATTATTGAGTAAAATTTTTACAAAAGCACTCCCGACTATGACCCCGTCAGCACCTTGCACTTTTTCTTTTGCTGTTTTTTCGTTTACACCGAAACCTACATATACGGGTGTTTTGGTGTATTTTTTGATAGAGTGCAAAAAAGGCTGCAGATCTTCGGCTTTTCCTGAGCCTGTTATCCCAGTATAAGCAACCATATAGATGAACTTTTGCGCATCGCTGACAACAGTCTGTATCCTCTCTTCGCTGTCTGTAGGTGCAACAAAAGAGATGTTTGCAATACCGTTGCTTTGAAATAAATCTTTGTATGTCAACGCCTCTTCATGGGGAACATCCGGAATAATCAGTCCGTTTATGCCAAGTTCTTTTGCCAAAGGAATGAGATTTTGCATGTTTTGCTGGTAAAAACTGTTGAAATAACCCATCCAGAGTGTATCTACCTGAGGGGCAATCTCTTTGGAAATTTCAAGCAAATCTTTAAATTTAAATCCAAGTTCAAGTGATTTGTGATTTGCTTTTTCTATGAGAGGACCATCAGCTACAGGGTCTGAAAAAGGAACACCGAGTTCCAAAGTGTCGACACCGCTTTGTGCAAGGGCGAGACTCAAGTCAACTGTAAAAGATTTTTCCGGATAGCCGGATGTTATGTATGCTACTAAGTTTTTCAAATTATTTTTCCAAGTCAGGGATTTTTAATAAGGAGTATTTTATTTTACTGAGTTTGTTGTTCTGTCTCAAGTCGTCATTCCAAACAGCAAACATATCACTGATATTTAACAGCCAGTCTGTTGTTTCATCACTGACAGGCGGTTTTTTTTGACGTAAAGATTCAAGCTCATCTTCAACAAAAGCAGCCAGTTTATTCATTGGTATGATTTTCAAATAACCGCTTGCTGATTTTATATTATGAAATACACGAAAAAGTTCATTGACACTTCTTTCGTACATATTGGGTTTTGAAAGGTCAAGAATCATAACTTCCATGCTCTCAACCATCATAGCATAGTGATCCAAAAACTCATCAATAATTTCAAAATCAAAGTTTTCTTCTAAATCACTTCTTACACCCATAAAATAATTCTCCTGTATAGTTCAGATTATAGCAATTTTTGGCTAAAATACATCTATATAATATAATAAAGAGTTTTAAAATGAGTAAAAAATTAACGATAACAGCTATAAAAAAAAGAAAGGGTGAAAAGCCTTTGGTAATGATAACGGCCTATGACGCACTCTTTGCAAAACTGCTCGAACCAAGTGCAGATATGATTTTGGTTGGTGACAGTTTAAATATGAGCTTTGCAGGCCGCAATGATACAATCAGTACCACATTGGAACAAATGATTTATCACACAAATGCCGTTTGTAAAGGGGCACCAAACAGTTTTGTGATTTGCGATATGCCTTTTGGAACCTATACATGTAAAGAAGATGCTTTACATAATGCTATAAAAGTTTTTCAAAAGACACCGGCAGACTGTGTGAAGATAGAAGGCGGAACAGACAAAGCAGAGATTATTCAACATTTGACAGATAACGGCATTGCAGTATGTGGACATATAGGACTTTTGCCACAGTCGGTAAGAAGTGAAGGCGGATACAAAGTCAAAGGGAAAAGTGCTGATGAAAGAGAACAGCTCCTCAAAGATGCCAAGGCAGTTGAAGAAGCAGGTGCCTTTTGTATGGTGATAGAAGGAACAAAAGCCGAGGTTGCAAAAGAGGTCGCACAGAGTGTGACGATACCGGTTATAGGAATAGGTGCAGGTGCTGATGTAGACGGCCAGGTTTTGGTATTTTCTGATATGTTGGGATTTTTTGAAGAATTTACTCCAAAATTTGTAAAAAAATATCTTGAGGGGGCTACTCTGGTTAAGAAAGCTTTGCAAGAGTATGCGGATGAGGTTGTGAACCGTAAATTTCCGACAGAGGAACATATATACTAATGGAAAGAGTTGTAGATATTGAAACTTTTTCTCTTGAAGAAGAGAGCAGCGAAGTTACATTACGTCCTGATGCCTGGAGTGAATATATAGGGCAGGAACAGATTAAAAAGAATCTTGCTGTTTTTATAGAAGCTTCAAAAAAAAGAGATGAAGCACTTGATCATGTTTTGTTCTACGGACCTCCGGGACTTGGTAAAACAACTTTAGCCTTGATTATCGCCAATGAAATGAATGCGAATATTAAAGTGACAGCCGCACCGATGATAGAAAAAAGCGGTGATTTGGCAGCAATTCTGACAAACCTGGAAGAGGGGGACATTCTCTTTATCGATGAAATACACAGGCTCTCTCCTGCCGTTGAAGAAATCCTATACTCTTCTATGGAAGACTATAGAATAGATATTATCATCGGCAGTGGTCCTGCTGCACAGACGGTCAAGATTGATTTGCCTCGATTTACGCTTATAGGAGCGACAACACGGGCGGGAATGCTTTCAAATCCATTAAGAGACAGGTTTGGTATGAGTTTTCGCATGAATTTTTACAATCAGGAAGAACTGGCAAAAATCATTGTGCAGGCATCGAATAAGCTCGAATGCCAAATCATTCATGAAGCGGCTCTGGAGATTGCAAAAAGAAGTCGTGGAACACCACGTATTGCCCTGCGTCTGTTGCGTCGCGTGAGAGATTTTGCGGAAGTTGCCGATGAAAAAAATATAAATCATCAGCGTACCCGATATGCATTGGATGAACTGGGCATCAATTCACACGGTTTTGATGAAATGGATCTGCGTCTGCTGACGCTTTTAGCAAGTGCCAAAGGACGTGCAATGGGGCTGAGCACGATCGCGGCAGCCTTGAGTGAAGATGAGGGAACGGTAGAAGATGTTTTGGAACCGTATCTGCTTGCAAACGGTTATTTGGAACGGACAGCAAAGGGCAGACGGGCAACACCCGCAACCTACGATGTCTTAAATATGTCATGTGTAAATGAAGACGGGACACTTTTTTAGATGAAATCACAATATTTTATAGCTGTTTTGTTTGCTACATCTTTGTACTGGATGTATCTTCTGTATGAACCTTTTTTGCTTGTGATGACTATTGCCGCTTTATTGGCAATTTCTACGGCTACGATCAATAACTATTTTGAAGAGTTGTTTTCCTCTCGTTTGTTGGCGGCATTTGTATCAAGTCTGCTGCTTGCCATGCTCTTTTTTGCACCGCTTGGTTACTTTTTGGCAACACTCACAATCAAGCTGAACAATTTGGAGCCGAGCAGTTTGCAAAATATAGAACTCTATATAAACGGGCTGATTACCAATCCACCGAAATTTCTGCTCTTTTTAAAACCTTATCTTGCAGATTCTTTAAAAGGAATAGATATCAACAGTTTGACTACAAATGCTTTACATGTAGCTGCAAAAATTGGAACATTCAGTGCAGGTTTTGTAAAAAATGCTTTTTTGGTCATTGTTTTTTACTTTTTTGCTTTGTATAACGGTTCTACAATTGTAGAGTTTCTCAAACGTGTTGTCCAGATGTCTGTTGAAGACAGTACTTTACTTGCACGGGAACTCTCCGCTGTTATGAGTGTTGTTTTTTATTCCATCATCGCTACGGCAATGTTTGAAGGTGCACTCTTTGGTATAGTAGTCTCTTTTATGGGCTATAACGGCCTGCTCTTTGGCATTATGTACGGATTTGCTTCTTTACTTCCTGTTATAGGAGGAATTTTAATGTGGCTTCCGTTTATGATTTATGAATTTTCGGTAGGACATAATGCAAATGCTGTTTTTATAGCACTCTATTCAATTATTGTGATTTCCATTATAGCAGATACTTTTGTGAAGCCTTTGATAATTAAGGAGATAAACAATCGACTGCTCAAAGAGAGTGATGCACAGCTCAACGAACTTGTTATTTTCTTTGCAATTATTGCAGGGCTGACAACTTTCGGATTTTGGGGAATGATTTTAGGGCCTGCAATAACAGCTTTTTTTCTTGCAATTTTAAAACTTTTTGAAGCCAGAACGCAAGAGTGTGAAACGAAAAATCAGGTATAAATTTCGGGTTTGTCGTTTTTCCATCGACGATGGAGCCAAAACCAAAACTTTGGCTCTTTTTTGATGATGGAAGTGAGCCAGTCGGCTTGGAGCTGTGTTGCTTTTTGTATATCTTCTTTTTCATTCTCTGTTTTATCAACTTTTGTCTCATTAGCTATAATTATTGTGTAGTTTTCTTCATCATCAGTTCTTATGTGTACGGGCACTATGGCGGCATTGAATTTGCGTGCCAAATAAGCAGGTGTTGCCGTCATACGCAGCGGTTTGCCTAAAAAATTCACCATAACACCCTCTTTCTCATTGATATTGGTATCTATTAAAATCCCGCTGGCTTTTCCCTGTTTTATAAGGCGTATAAGAGGTTTGACAACATTTGTTTTCTCAAGATTGGTGTTGCCAAATCTTGCTCTTGCATCGAGCAGCCATTTTTCATAGATTCTGTTTTTGAGCTTTTTGTATACAGGAGCAATGGGTTCTACATGTAAAGCAAGTCCTGCCGCACCAAGTTCCCAGGCACAGTAATGGGGAGTCACATAAATAACGGCACGGCCTTCTTTGTGAATTCTCTCAATTTCTTTTTTATTTATTACTGTAATTCTCTTGGCAATTTCTTCTTTGCTCAAATGGCGCATTTCCATAAGGTGTAAAAAGTTATAGAGCAGGTTTTTAAAGCTGTAGCGTGTGATGGTGTCAATTTCTTCGTCACTCATACTGTTGTCAAAGGCATAGTTGAGGTTTTGTTTGACGATACGACGGTATTTTTTTGCTGATTTGTAGCCGATAAAGGCTAAAAAGGTAAAAAATGCTTTGCGTGCTTTATGCGGCACTAGCATTAAAATATGTTCAATGACGAGGAGGAAATTATAGCCCATTGGTTAACAGCTCCTTTGCTTTTTGTATGACTTGTTGTGGAGAAATTTCTTTGATGGAGAAGTCATTTTTATTAATTTTAAGAATATTTACCTTTGAGGGTGATTTGAGTGCTATATTTTTTGGCGTTTCGTAAATCATTCTCGTGGTAGTCGGACCCAAAAGTGTAATGGAGGGAATATTTTGCGCCCATGCCAGATGTGTCGGACCGGTGTCATTCCCTATAAGCAGATCCATGCTCGATATAAAAGATACAAGTTCTCCCAGCGTGAGTTTTGGGGCCAGTACCGCATTTGCCGAATGTGTGCATATCCATTGTGCCTCTTCTTTTTCAGATGCATTGCCCCAAATAATGTAACACTGCTCCTGGAGTCTATTGCAAATGTCGGCAACAGACTCTTTTGGATAAATTTTTGAAGGCCAGGAAGCGCCTATCACAAAGGCAATGTTTTTTTTCTTGCGTTGCAGTGAAAATTCTTTTGTTTGTGAAAAAACGGGTTCTTTGTTTAAAATCATAGCATCCGTAATCTCAAATCCGAGAGCGTCAGCAACAACAAAGCAGTTGCGCTTTATAACATTTTCTTCATACGGGACAGAGGAGGTCGTTTTATAAAAAAGTGCGGCCAAAGATTCACGTATTGAATTTTTATCAAAACCATGGGTATTCTTCCCTATGATTCTGGCAACTGCTGCTGACTTTAAAAGTCCTTGCATATCTATTATAATATCATAATCGGGCAGCATAGAGAGCTCAGCGAATGTTTTTTGTAGCAAGGAAAAGCTTTTTGTCTTTTTGAGTTTTTTTAGATTGACAGTGTGAACTGTATGCAGGTGTTTGTTGTTTTGTAAAATATCTGAAAAAATCTCTTCACTTATCCAGTCTATTTTTACATCAGGATACTCTTTTTTGATAAACTGCAATACAACTGCACTGTTGATTATATCTCCGAGTGCGGAGAGTCTGACAATAGCAATATTTTTAATATCTTTTTTCATCAATGACATTATACCAATAATAGTAAATCTTTGATATAATTCAAATAAATTAAGAAGGAGTGACTTGTATGGTTCCTATAGATATTCAACATTTTGCCGAAGGCAGAACAAAAGCCAGAGCATATTTTTGTTACCTTTTTTCAAAGAATATTCCCAATAGACTTCCTTCTTTAAGTGAAGATATGATTATGCCGAGACTGCTTAAAATAAAAGCAGATCTTGAAAACTGTGAGGGAGTGTACCTTCTTGACCACAAGGGTGTACAGGTAAGTCCGACTTTTACAAAAGATGATCGGATAGATGATGATATAGGAAAGATTCGTGCTGACCGTGCGTACTACTATCGTGCAGTCAGAGAAGGCAGATGTACGATTACCGATCCGTATCCGTCACTCATTACAGGTGATTTGACTGTAACGGCATCAGCGCCTATATTTGATGAAAACGGTTCGCTCAGGTATGTGGCATGTATTGATATGCCGCTTGAAGAAGTGTTGAAAATTGCACATCTCAATAAAATGGATATATTCTTTGGAGAATTTTTCAAGTGGACTTATGGTGCTTTTGCATTTGCTTTGGTGGCTATAGCACTTTTGCTTTTCGTAAAAGGGATAGAGAGTTTTTTTGAATATGGAATTTCAATAGGTCATTTTCAGATTAAAGATGTTTTTGAAGCAACAATTTTGCTTACACTCTCTTTGGCAATTTTTGATCTTTCCAAAACCCTTATTGAAGAGGAGATATTAGGACGCTATAAAGAACATGACATAGCAGGCCCGCACAAAACGATGGTCCGCTTTTTGGGTTCTATCATTATTGCACTTTCCATTGAAGCATTAATGCTTGTATTCAAGTTTGCAATTACAGATCCAAACAAGCTGATCTATTCTATGTATATTATTGCGGGTGTAGGTATACTGATAGTCTCTTTGGCAATATATATCAAATTTACAAAATTAAAGATAGATGAATAATGATAGCAATAATTGATTATAACATGGGAAATTTGGCAAGTGTGAAAAATGCGTTTGCCAAGCTTGGACAAGAGACAGTAGTTGAGAGTAATCCTGATAAATTTAAAGAGTATGACAAGCTGATATTGCCCGGTGTCGGTGCTTTTGGTGATGCGATGCAGCATTTGCATGAACGGAATATGGTAGAGTCCATAAAGGAATTTGCAAAGAGTGACAAACCGATGCTTGGAATTTGTCTCGGAATGCAGCTTTTGTTTGAAAATTCCGAAGAGTTTGGCAAACATGAAGGGCTCGGGCTTATAAAAGGCAGTGTTGTAAAGTTTGATACGAAAAAATTCAATGAACCTTTGAAGGTTCCGCATATGGGCTGGAACAGAATGTTTACAAAAGAGCATCCTCTGTTTGCAGGACTGGATGATGAGCATTATCTGTATTTTGTACATACATACCATGTTGCATGTAAAGATGCCAATGACATTATCGGAGAAACATATTATGGCTATAAATTTACTTCTGCCGTTGCTCACGGTAATATAATGGGAATACAGCCCCATCCTGAAAAAAGCCATAAAAACGGTTTGAAAATTTTAGAAAATTTTATACAACTGTAAGAGAAAAGGAAGAGAGAAATATGACATTATATCCGGCAATAGATTTAAAAGACGGCAAAGCAGTTCGTTTGACAAAAGGTTTGATGGAGAGTGCGAAAATCTACTCAAACGAGCCTTATGAATTAGTGAAAAAATTTGAAGAAATGGGTGCGGAGTGGGTGCATCTGGTTGATTTAAACGGTGCATTTGCGGGAGAGCCTAAAAATCTTGAACAAATCATCAAAATTCGTCAAAACTCAGATGTAAAACTTGAACTTGGCGGTGGTATTCGTGATGAAGCAACGATTCAAAAGATGTTGGATATCGGAATTGACAGGATTATTTTAGGTTCTATTGCGGTAAAAGATCCTCAGTTTGTAAGAGATATGGCGGCAAAATATCCCATCGCAGTAGGCATAGATGCCATAGACGGATATGTGGCAGTCGAAGGCTGGGGCGAAGTCAGTACCATGCGTGCGACTGATCTGGCAAAAGAGTTTGCAAATGCCGGTGTAGAGGCGATAATATGCACAGATGTCGGCAAAGACGGTACACTCAGCGGCGTCAATGTAGATTTTACACTTGATATCGCAAGAGCCGGTAAAATAAGCACAATTGCAAGCGGCGGTGTGAAAGATGAAGAGGATATAAAAGCTTTGATAGCCACGGGTGAAGTGGATGGTGTTATCATAGGAAAAGCTTATTATGAGGGCAGGTTGGATTTAGCCAAAATGTTTAAATTGGTAAATTAATAGCAAAACAAACAGAATTTTGCTATTATTAGATATAAATTATGCAAAATATTATGTAAAGGATTTCAATTGAAATTACTTGTTGTTGATGATAGTTCTACAATGCGTCGTATTATAAAAAATACATTGGCTCGACTTGGTTATAAAGATGTACTTGAAGGTGCAGACGGTGTTGAAGGCTGGGCGCAAATGGACGCAAATCCTGATATTGATATGCTGATCACAGACTGGAATATGCCTGAGATGAACGGGCTTGAGCTTGTCAAAAAAGTTCGTGCGGATGAGCGCTTTAAAGATACACCTATCATTATGGTTACGACTGAAGGTGGAAAAGCAGAGGTTATTACAGCACTTAAAGCCGGAGTAAACAATTATATTGTAAAACCGTTTACGCCTCAGGTTTTAAAAGAAAAACTTGCTGCCGTGATGGGTGTATCTGAGTAATGCAAGAGCATTACTACGAATTAGTAGTGAAAGTCTCTTCACATCATGAACTCTTTGCAGATTTTTTGGCAGATACTTTACCGATCGGGTTTGAAGAGACAGACAACGGATTCATTATAAGAAGTGAAGAAGAACTCGACACTATAATGTGGGGGATTGAGCAGTTTGCAGAGGCCTTACAAAAAGCACTCGGCAAATCTGTAGACGTAGAGTGTACACAAAAAAAACTCCAAAACAATGACTGGGTAGAATCTTATAAAAACAGTATAGAACCCCTTGTTATAGATAAATTTTACATCCATCCTACATGGAATGACAATCATCCAAACCTGATAAACATAGTAATAGATCCGGCGCTTGCTTTTGGTACAGGGCATCATCCGACAACTGCTTCTTCTTTGCGCGCAATTTCTCAACATGTGAAAAAGAATGACAGAGTTTTGGATGTAGGCTGCGGCAGCGGTATACTGGGAATTGCAGCTATGAAGCTTGGAGCTGTCGTGGATGCTTGTGACACGGACCCTGTATCGGTCGAAAATTCTATAAAAAATGCAAAATTGAATAATTTGGAGTTTCACTCCATATGGGAAGGTTCTGCTTCAAATTTGGATGAAAAGTACACTATAGTCGTGGCAAACATAGTTGCAGATGTGTTGACTTTTATTGCAAATGATCTGAAAAAAGCAATGGCAGAGGACGGAATCTTGATTTTATCAGGTATACTGAATAAGTATGAAGAAAAAGTTCTCAATGCTTATAAAGACTGTAAAATAACACAAAGAATAGCCCAGGACGAATGGGTTACATTAGTTTTAAAAAGAGAGAAAAAATAAAAATGGCAGATAACGAAAACAAAAACAACAATAACAACTTTTTTAATCAAAATCCACTGATAACATTTGCAATATTTTCGGTTGTAGTGATTTTGTTGTTTAAAGTAATGGTTGGCGAAGGTGCCGGCAACAGTTCTGTGATGGGAACATCAACAACAAGAATTAAGCCGGTTGACTATTCAGAGTTCAAAGCGCTTGTGAAATCAAAAGCAGTAAAAAAAGTTGAAATAGGCCAGACATATATCAGGGCTATATCAACAGACGGTTCAAAAATCTACACAACAAGAGTTGTCAAAGGGGATAATGAACTTATAAAGCTTTTGGACAAAGAAAAAATCGACTATACGGGCTTCAGTGAAACAAACTGGTTTACCGAGATGTTTGGCTGGCTGTTCCCATTTTTGATTATCATTGCCATTTGGATGTTTTTTGCCGGCCGTATGCAAAAAAGTATGGGTGGCGGACTGCTTGGAATGGGAAATTCCAAAAAGTTGATCAATTCGGAAAAACCGGATACAAAGTTTGATGATGTAGCCGGTGTGGAAGAAGCGAAAGAAGAGGTGCAGGAGATTGTAGATTTCTTGAAATATCCCGGTCGTTATGTGGAAATCGGTGCAAAAATTCCAAAAGGTGTTTTGCTGGTCGGAAGTCCCGGAACCGGTAAAACACTGCTTGCAAAGGCTGTTGCCGGAGAAGCGGAAGTCCCTTTTTTCTCGGTCAGCGGTTCGAGTTTTATAGAGATGTTTGTCGGTGTAGGTGCTGCGCGTGTAAGAGATCTGTTTGAACAGGCTAAAAAAGATGCGCCGAGTATTATATTTATAGATGAGATAGATGCTATCGGTAAAAGCCGTGCAGCCGGCGGTGTTATGGGCGGAAATGATGAACGGGAACAGACACTCAATCAGCTTTTGGCAGAGATGGACGGTTTTGGAACAGATACGCCTGTCATAATTTTAGCTGCAACCAACAGACCGGAAATTCTTGATCAGGCACTGTTGCGTCCGGGCCGTTTTGACAGACAGGTGCTTGTTGACAAACCGGATTTTGAAGG is a window from the Sulfurimonas hydrogeniphila genome containing:
- the trpA gene encoding tryptophan synthase subunit alpha gives rise to the protein MKNLVAYITSGYPEKSFTVDLSLALAQSGVDTLELGVPFSDPVADGPLIEKANHKSLELGFKFKDLLEISKEIAPQVDTLWMGYFNSFYQQNMQNLIPLAKELGINGLIIPDVPHEEALTYKDLFQSNGIANISFVAPTDSEERIQTVVSDAQKFIYMVAYTGITGSGKAEDLQPFLHSIKKYTKTPVYVGFGVNEKTAKEKVQGADGVIVGSAFVKILLNNDINYMQKITQCCELAKVIKDKINT
- the ftsH gene encoding ATP-dependent zinc metalloprotease FtsH, yielding MADNENKNNNNNFFNQNPLITFAIFSVVVILLFKVMVGEGAGNSSVMGTSTTRIKPVDYSEFKALVKSKAVKKVEIGQTYIRAISTDGSKIYTTRVVKGDNELIKLLDKEKIDYTGFSETNWFTEMFGWLFPFLIIIAIWMFFAGRMQKSMGGGLLGMGNSKKLINSEKPDTKFDDVAGVEEAKEEVQEIVDFLKYPGRYVEIGAKIPKGVLLVGSPGTGKTLLAKAVAGEAEVPFFSVSGSSFIEMFVGVGAARVRDLFEQAKKDAPSIIFIDEIDAIGKSRAAGGVMGGNDEREQTLNQLLAEMDGFGTDTPVIILAATNRPEILDQALLRPGRFDRQVLVDKPDFEGRVKILKVHVKNVKIDKDVDLEELARLTAGLAGADLANIVNEAALLAGRKSQKTVKQKDMYEAVERALAGLAKKSRRINPKEKKIVAYHESGHALMAETTDGAKKVSKVSIVPRGLAALGYTLNKPEENKYMMQMHELWAEVDTLLGGRAAEEVFIGEISTGAGNDLERATDIIKSMVQTYGMSDIAGLMVLEKSRQSFLGGPQQATREYSERMAEEMDEYIKKSLDDHYKAVVNRLKEYSGAIEAMVALLYKKENITGDEVREIIINFEKENGIESKVVENSESIEEELKADATMTDTENSDGKSDEK
- a CDS encoding PDC sensor domain-containing protein; the encoded protein is MVPIDIQHFAEGRTKARAYFCYLFSKNIPNRLPSLSEDMIMPRLLKIKADLENCEGVYLLDHKGVQVSPTFTKDDRIDDDIGKIRADRAYYYRAVREGRCTITDPYPSLITGDLTVTASAPIFDENGSLRYVACIDMPLEEVLKIAHLNKMDIFFGEFFKWTYGAFAFALVAIALLLFVKGIESFFEYGISIGHFQIKDVFEATILLTLSLAIFDLSKTLIEEEILGRYKEHDIAGPHKTMVRFLGSIIIALSIEALMLVFKFAITDPNKLIYSMYIIAGVGILIVSLAIYIKFTKLKIDE
- the waaC gene encoding lipopolysaccharide heptosyltransferase I, with the translated sequence MKKDIKNIAIVRLSALGDIINSAVVLQFIKKEYPDVKIDWISEEIFSDILQNNKHLHTVHTVNLKKLKKTKSFSLLQKTFAELSMLPDYDIIIDMQGLLKSAAVARIIGKNTHGFDKNSIRESLAALFYKTTSSVPYEENVIKRNCFVVADALGFEITDAMILNKEPVFSQTKEFSLQRKKKNIAFVIGASWPSKIYPKESVADICNRLQEQCYIIWGNASEKEEAQWICTHSANAVLAPKLTLGELVSFISSMDLLIGNDTGPTHLAWAQNIPSITLLGPTTTRMIYETPKNIALKSPSKVNILKINKNDFSIKEISPQQVIQKAKELLTNGL
- a CDS encoding chemotaxis response regulator CheY; translated protein: MKLLVVDDSSTMRRIIKNTLARLGYKDVLEGADGVEGWAQMDANPDIDMLITDWNMPEMNGLELVKKVRADERFKDTPIIMVTTEGGKAEVITALKAGVNNYIVKPFTPQVLKEKLAAVMGVSE
- the hisH gene encoding imidazole glycerol phosphate synthase subunit HisH, whose amino-acid sequence is MIAIIDYNMGNLASVKNAFAKLGQETVVESNPDKFKEYDKLILPGVGAFGDAMQHLHERNMVESIKEFAKSDKPMLGICLGMQLLFENSEEFGKHEGLGLIKGSVVKFDTKKFNEPLKVPHMGWNRMFTKEHPLFAGLDDEHYLYFVHTYHVACKDANDIIGETYYGYKFTSAVAHGNIMGIQPHPEKSHKNGLKILENFIQL
- the hisA gene encoding 1-(5-phosphoribosyl)-5-[(5-phosphoribosylamino)methylideneamino]imidazole-4-carboxamide isomerase, yielding MTLYPAIDLKDGKAVRLTKGLMESAKIYSNEPYELVKKFEEMGAEWVHLVDLNGAFAGEPKNLEQIIKIRQNSDVKLELGGGIRDEATIQKMLDIGIDRIILGSIAVKDPQFVRDMAAKYPIAVGIDAIDGYVAVEGWGEVSTMRATDLAKEFANAGVEAIICTDVGKDGTLSGVNVDFTLDIARAGKISTIASGGVKDEEDIKALIATGEVDGVIIGKAYYEGRLDLAKMFKLVN
- a CDS encoding Hpt domain-containing protein, producing the protein MGVRSDLEENFDFEIIDEFLDHYAMMVESMEVMILDLSKPNMYERSVNELFRVFHNIKSASGYLKIIPMNKLAAFVEDELESLRQKKPPVSDETTDWLLNISDMFAVWNDDLRQNNKLSKIKYSLLKIPDLEK
- a CDS encoding AI-2E family transporter, encoding MKSQYFIAVLFATSLYWMYLLYEPFLLVMTIAALLAISTATINNYFEELFSSRLLAAFVSSLLLAMLFFAPLGYFLATLTIKLNNLEPSSLQNIELYINGLITNPPKFLLFLKPYLADSLKGIDINSLTTNALHVAAKIGTFSAGFVKNAFLVIVFYFFALYNGSTIVEFLKRVVQMSVEDSTLLARELSAVMSVVFYSIIATAMFEGALFGIVVSFMGYNGLLFGIMYGFASLLPVIGGILMWLPFMIYEFSVGHNANAVFIALYSIIVISIIADTFVKPLIIKEINNRLLKESDAQLNELVIFFAIIAGLTTFGFWGMILGPAITAFFLAILKLFEARTQECETKNQV
- a CDS encoding 50S ribosomal protein L11 methyltransferase, translating into MKVSSHHELFADFLADTLPIGFEETDNGFIIRSEEELDTIMWGIEQFAEALQKALGKSVDVECTQKKLQNNDWVESYKNSIEPLVIDKFYIHPTWNDNHPNLINIVIDPALAFGTGHHPTTASSLRAISQHVKKNDRVLDVGCGSGILGIAAMKLGAVVDACDTDPVSVENSIKNAKLNNLEFHSIWEGSASNLDEKYTIVVANIVADVLTFIANDLKKAMAEDGILILSGILNKYEEKVLNAYKDCKITQRIAQDEWVTLVLKREKK
- the ruvB gene encoding Holliday junction branch migration DNA helicase RuvB — its product is MERVVDIETFSLEEESSEVTLRPDAWSEYIGQEQIKKNLAVFIEASKKRDEALDHVLFYGPPGLGKTTLALIIANEMNANIKVTAAPMIEKSGDLAAILTNLEEGDILFIDEIHRLSPAVEEILYSSMEDYRIDIIIGSGPAAQTVKIDLPRFTLIGATTRAGMLSNPLRDRFGMSFRMNFYNQEELAKIIVQASNKLECQIIHEAALEIAKRSRGTPRIALRLLRRVRDFAEVADEKNINHQRTRYALDELGINSHGFDEMDLRLLTLLASAKGRAMGLSTIAAALSEDEGTVEDVLEPYLLANGYLERTAKGRRATPATYDVLNMSCVNEDGTLF
- the panB gene encoding 3-methyl-2-oxobutanoate hydroxymethyltransferase; this encodes MSKKLTITAIKKRKGEKPLVMITAYDALFAKLLEPSADMILVGDSLNMSFAGRNDTISTTLEQMIYHTNAVCKGAPNSFVICDMPFGTYTCKEDALHNAIKVFQKTPADCVKIEGGTDKAEIIQHLTDNGIAVCGHIGLLPQSVRSEGGYKVKGKSADEREQLLKDAKAVEEAGAFCMVIEGTKAEVAKEVAQSVTIPVIGIGAGADVDGQVLVFSDMLGFFEEFTPKFVKKYLEGATLVKKALQEYADEVVNRKFPTEEHIY
- a CDS encoding lipid A biosynthesis lauroyl acyltransferase is translated as MGYNFLLVIEHILMLVPHKARKAFFTFLAFIGYKSAKKYRRIVKQNLNYAFDNSMSDEEIDTITRYSFKNLLYNFLHLMEMRHLSKEEIAKRITVINKKEIERIHKEGRAVIYVTPHYCAWELGAAGLALHVEPIAPVYKKLKNRIYEKWLLDARARFGNTNLEKTNVVKPLIRLIKQGKASGILIDTNINEKEGVMVNFLGKPLRMTATPAYLARKFNAAIVPVHIRTDDEENYTIIIANETKVDKTENEKEDIQKATQLQADWLTSIIKKEPKFWFWLHRRWKNDKPEIYT